In Helianthus annuus cultivar XRQ/B unplaced genomic scaffold, HanXRQr2.0-SUNRISE HanXRQChr00c010, whole genome shotgun sequence, a genomic segment contains:
- the LOC110925981 gene encoding uncharacterized protein At5g41620 — protein MKKWSEEGGGGNKKEPPPKKQQNLGEKLKKIAGKRGGQFTPVLPFLLHTTTTTGEAQDSSKGGGVQDSNLVENPESFLPCGVSARKLGATVWELYHYNFPFAKMHNGGGTGSRRNHRYLQQLNRHHHHHHRQHLLEDNPDPLPELGSASSLRRHVAASLMQHQQAIQRNHNAVRAVSPASYGSSSMEVAPYNPAVTPTSSIEFRGGNGETGYSLKTSTELLKVLNRIWSLEELHAANITLVRDLKRELELARSKIKELARDRHEMEHLMKQLTEDKQGHATAAIQSVRDELEDERKLRKRSETLHRKLARELYETKTTLVNAIKDLEKERRSRVLLEDLCDEFAWGIKNYEHELHSLKHVNPDKGNGSSYRSTRDGMILHISESWLDERMQMKQDTASTKESVVEKLSSELEAFLEAKRKGMQKVGSGSRSVVGPAARRRHSLESIPMNLATSAPPDDGDDDDDNVSSAGGDSPCFELDKHKPVAHGNDDNVSPTTKPDNGKKKLARDPSSLQVKFEEQMAKAILGQEQGKMKAREENHTEITEENVGLNSKYLDSLLKNHHLQSGNEFDESANKQVWKSHPSPVRAWTTKLPIEDLKISESSSKVKPESKEQTSLKSKLLEARTRGHRLVSRVKK, from the exons atgAAAAAGTGGAGTGAAGAAGGAGGTGGGGGCAACAAGAAGGAGCCACCACCAAAAAAGCAGCAAAATTTAGgggaaaagttgaagaaaatagCAGGAAAAAGAGGTGGACAATTCACTCCTGTTTTGCCTTTCCTTCTTCATACTACTACCACAACAGGTGAGGCGCAAGATAGCAGCAAGGGTGGTGGTGTGCAAGATAGCAACTTGGTGGAGAACCCTGAATCTTTTTTGCCTTGTGGTGTTTCTGCAAGAAAGCTAGGTGCCACTGTGTGGGAGCTTTACCACTACAATTTCCCTTTTGCTAAAATGCACAACGGTGGTGGTACTGGTAGCCGGAGGAACCACAGGTATCTGCAGCAGCTTAACcgtcaccaccatcatcaccaccggcAGCATCTTCTTGAAGACAACCCTGATCCTTTACCTGAACTG GGGAGTGCTAGTAGTTTGAGAAGACATGTAGCAGCTTCACTGATGCAACATCAGCAGGCGATTCAGAGGAACCATAACGCTGTACGAGCGGTCTCGCCTGCAAGTTATGGTAGTAGTTCCATGGAG GTAGCACCTTACAACCCTGCCGTTACTCCTACGAGTTCTATCGAGTTTAGAGGAGGAAACGGTGAGACGGGCTATAGTCTCAAAACATCAACCGAGCTACTCAAAGTTTTGAACAGAATCTGGAGCCTCGAAGAATTACACGCAGCTAACATAACCCTGGTTCGGGATTTGAAACGCGAACTAGAACTGGCCCGTTCAAAGATCAAAGAACTGGCCCGTGACCGCCACGAGATGGAACACTTGATGAAGCAACTAACCGAAGATAAACAAGGTCATGCCACTGCCGCTATTCAATCTGTCCGGGACGAGCTTGAAGACGAAAGGAAATTACGAAAACGGTCAGAGACACTTCACCGGAAACTGGCCCGGGAGCTTTACGAGACGAAAACGACCCTCGTGAATGCTATAAAAGACTTGGAAAAAGAGAGGAGATCGAGGGTACTTTTGGAAGATCTATGTGACGAGTTTGCATGGGGGATAAAAAACTATGAACACGAATTGCACTCGTTGAAGCATGTAAATCCCGATAAAGGTAACGGTTCAAGCTATAGATCGACCCGAGATGGAATGATTCTTCATATATCAGAATCTTGGCTAGACGAACGAATGCAAATGAAACAAGACACGGCATCAACAAAGGAATCCGTAGTTGAAAAGTTAAGCTCGGAACTCGAGGCTTTTCTTGAAGCGAAACGAAAGGGTATGCAAAAAGTCGGGTCGGGCTCAAGGTCAGTGGTGGGACCCGCAGCTCGAAGACGGCATTCTCTCGAGTCCATCCCTATGAATTTGGCTACTAGTGCTCCTCCCGACGACGGTGATGACGACGACGACAATGTTTCTTCCGCTGGCGGTGATTCGCCTTGTTTCGAGCTAGATAAACATAAACCCGTGGCACATGGCAATGACGATAACGTAAGTCCGACAACGAAGCCGGACAATGGTAAGAAAAAGCTAGCGCGTGACCCCTCTAGTTTGCAGGTGAAGTTCGAAGAACAAATGGCTAAGGCGATATTAGGTCAAGAGCAGGGTAAAATGAAAGCGAGAGAAGAAAACCACACGGAAATAACGGAAGAAAACGTCGGTTTAAACTCGAAGTATTTGGATAGTTTACTCAAAAACCATCATTTACAATCGGGAAATGAATTCGACGAATCCGCTAATAAACAAGTGTGGAAAAGTCATCCAAGTCCGGTTCGAGCATGGACCACAAAGCTACCGATTGAAGATCTCAAGATTTCCGAGTCATCATCAAAAGTCAAGCCCGAGTCAAAGGAGCAAACTAGCTTAAAGTCAAAGCTACTCGAAGCAAGAACGAGGGGCCATAGATTGGTATCGCGTGTAAAAAAGTAA
- the LOC110925982 gene encoding uncharacterized protein LOC110925982, whose translation MEAANKLEIYEVGPCEDPYQIGYSIGNHFSKLIQSRLLTDSIFNNQLLPFAQSPQACSLLQSLSVNNETKFPDYWNEMRGIAHGSGVPFLHIMLLNFRKEILPFVPKMEKVEDEETIDDCSDVLVVSDTMAVAVHNEDANVALVGHTYLIKATLSNGQSYTAYTYAGELPSCAFGFNNHGLAFTLNSVPPAESEIVAGGIGRNFISRDLLEATSLDDAVTRIRSSLVSVGHSYNLIDVNLRRILNVETASSQRLSVHEVESTPFFHANMYLHLEVDQVHDQNSISRQNRADMLPKKSKQDLLSLLGDTDDHKYPIFMQGPTLYTLCTVVIDLDERTLAITEANPRKGEASYVFTMA comes from the exons ATGGAAGCTGCAAACAAGTTAGAGATATATGAAGTTGGACCCTGTGAAGATCCATACCAGATTGGTTACTCCATTGGGAACCATTTCTCTAAGCTTATACAAAGCAGACTGTTAACAGACTCCATTTTCAACAACCAACTTCTTCCTTTTGCTCAAAGCCCACAAGCATGCTCTCTCCTTCAATCTCTATCCGTAAACAACGAAACCAAGTTCCCGGATTACTGGAATGAAATGCGGGGAATCGCTCATGGGTCTGGCGTCCCGTTTCTTCAT ATTATGCTTTTGAACTTTCGGAAAGAGATACTCCCGTTTGTCCCGAAGATGGAAAAGGTGGAGGATGAAGAGACGATTGATGATTGCTCGGATGTTCTTGTTGTTAGTGACACAATGGCGGTTGCGGTTCATAATGAGGATGCTAATGTCGCGCTTGTTGGCCATAC GTATCTGATTAAAGCAACACTATCTAATGGACAATCTTACACAGCTTACACCTATGCGGGCGAGCTCCCGAGCTGTGCATTtggtttcaacaaccatggtctG GCATTTACACTAAACTCGGTTCCGCCAGCCGAATCAGAGATTGTGGCGGGTGGGATTGGCCGAAACTTCATTTCTCGCGACCTTCTTGAAGCAACAAGCCTCGACGATGCAGTTACT AGGATTCGTTCATCGCTAGTTTCAGTTGGGCATAGCTATAATCTAATCGACGTGAACTTACGTAGAATCCTGAATGTCGAGACTGCTTCAAGTCAACGACTTTCAGTTCACGAAGTCGAGTCAACGCCTTTCTTTCATGCCAATATGTATCTTCATCTTGAAGTTGACCAG GTACATGATCAAAACTCCATAAGCCGACAAAACAGAGCGGATATGCTGCCGAAAAAGTCAAAGCAAGACCTTCTTTCACTCCTTGGAGACACAGATGATCATAAGTATCCTATCTTTATGCAAGGTCCGACTCTTTACACGCTATGTACGGTTGTGATCGATTTGGATGAAAGAACGCTAGCAATAACCGAAGCTAATCCAAGAAAAGGCGAAGCTTCTTATGTTTTCACAATGGCTTAA
- the LOC110922067 gene encoding F-box/kelch-repeat protein At3g61590 yields MDSLNLYVDGASWSDDEPEVYRKGTGVFIPNLEIIETDNNQTENPVSIDVLPDDIHERILSCLPLSAIFKASSVCKRWYQIIHSKKFTLKDANFLSEKTWYFMFTSSVEPVGYLYDSGLRKWYNFELPFMVHHTWNVAPSCGLVCFMDDETSKAIYICNPMTREYEILNIPPSPGFPVYSALAFSVDQSKSKYTISVVRSMQASDDFLLWNVSIQVYDSQETTWLPPVMGAMQGWRPGDVSVICDNVLYILVFCTRSNEVQNFHGMITYNLDNINPSIGILKDESVILAPCALTCGRLMNVQRKLVLVGGIGRPNRPGVIKGIGIWVLNGREWTEITRMPHKFVQGFGELDDVFASSGGGDLIYIQSYGGTALLIYDMNTRQWFWSQKCSMHKKFPLEIFSGFCFEPRLQFM; encoded by the exons ATG GACTCTTTAAATTTGTACGTGGATGGCGCTTCATGGTCTGACGATGAGCCCGAAGTTTACCGAAAGGGAACCGGGGTTTTTATTCCGAATCTGGAAATCATCGAGACGGATAATAATCAAACAGAAAATCCCGTCTCGATTGACGTCCTCCCAGACGATATTCACGAAAGAATTCTATCGTGCCTTCCGTTATCAGCCATATTTAAAGCGTCTTCCGTGTGTAAGAGGTGGTATCAAATCATCCACTCGAAGAAATTCACGTTAAAAGACGCGAATTTCTTGTCGGAAAAAACATGGTACTTCATGTTCACGAGCTCAGTCGAGCCTGTCGGTTATCTTTACGACTCGGGTCTTAGAAAATGGTACAACTTCGAGCTCCCGTTCATGGTCCACCACACATGGAACGTTGCTCCATCGTGTGGTCTCGTATGTTTCATGGACGATGAAACCAGTAAAGCGATCTATATTTGTAATCCCATGACTCGAGAATACGAAATTCTCAACATTCCACCGAGCCCGGGTTTCCCGGTTTATAGCGCGTTGGCATTCTCCGTTGACCAGTCAAAGTCAAAATACACCATCTCCGTCGTTAGGTCAATGCAAGCTTCCGACGATTTCTTGTTATGGAACGTTTCCATTCAGGTTTACGATTCGCAGGAAACGACATGGTTACCTCCGGTAATGGGAGCTATGCAAGGGTGGAGACCAGGGGACGTAAGCGTAATTTGCGACAACGTTTTGTACATTTTGGTCTTTTGCACAAGGTCGAATGAAGTTCAGAACTTTCACGGGATGATAACATACAATCTCGATAATATCAACCCATCCATCGGTATCTTGAAGGACGAATCGGTAATTTTAGCACCGTGCGCGCTTACTTGTGGACGGTTAATGAACGTTCAAAGAAAGCTCGTGCTTGTCGGGGGTATTGGTAGACCGAACAGACCAGGGGTAATAAAGGGAATTGGCATATGGGTGCTTAACGGGAGGGAGTGGACGGAAATTACGAGAATGCCCCACAAGTTTGTGCAGGGGTTCGGGGAATTAGATGATGTTTTCGCTAGCAGTGGTGGTGGTGATCTGATATACATACAGAGTTATGGAGGAACCGCGTTGCTTATATACGATATGAACACGAGACAGTGGTTTTGGTCGCAGAAGTGTTCGATGCATAAGAAGTTTCCTCTTGAGATCTTTTCTGGATTTTGCTTTGAACCCAGGCTGCAGTTCATGTAA